Proteins from one Candidatus Roseilinea sp. genomic window:
- a CDS encoding hypothetical protein (possible pseudo, frameshifted), which produces MDGTYPSGTAQWEKRNIAQEVPVWDPDICIQCGKCVYVCPHAVIRAKVVEPELLANAPPTFKSTDARWKELPGKKYVLQVAVEDCTGCALCVEACPVKDKRQTGRKAINMAPQLPIRESEAANWEFFKRLPDYPRTDGIHFNNVKNVQLLQPLFEFSGACAGCGETPYLSLLTRLFGDRLYIANATGCSSIYGGNLPTTPWTYDAHGRGPAWSNSLFEDNAEFGLGMRLALDKQTHAARELVAALRDVIGPDLADALLNADQSTEQGIVAQRARVDELRRRLEQRSPTSPDLQSQIANLLSLADMLVRKSVWIVGGDGWAYDIGYGGLDHVLASGQNVKMLVLDTEVYSNTGGQASKATPLGAAAKFAAAGKHTRKKDLGMMAMSYGNVYVAQVAMGANDAQTIKAFLEAEAYNGPALIIAYSHCIAHGIDMAKGLHQQKLAADSGYWLLYRYNPALRAEGKNPLQLDSGAPKIPFKDYAYNETRYRMLQQSHPEEAEALMRAAQEVINEHWRRYEALALSESTDGAHKPEKAHAEV; this is translated from the coding sequence GTGGACGGCACGTATCCCAGCGGCACGGCGCAATGGGAGAAGCGCAACATCGCCCAGGAAGTCCCGGTGTGGGACCCGGACATCTGCATCCAGTGCGGCAAATGCGTCTATGTTTGTCCGCACGCCGTGATCCGCGCGAAGGTCGTTGAGCCGGAGCTGTTGGCGAACGCACCGCCCACCTTCAAATCCACCGATGCGCGCTGGAAGGAGCTGCCCGGCAAGAAGTATGTGCTCCAGGTCGCCGTGGAGGACTGCACCGGCTGCGCCTTGTGCGTGGAGGCCTGCCCGGTGAAGGACAAGCGCCAGACCGGCCGCAAGGCCATCAACATGGCCCCGCAGTTGCCGATCCGCGAGTCCGAGGCGGCCAATTGGGAGTTCTTCAAGCGCCTGCCGGACTACCCGCGCACCGACGGCATCCACTTCAACAACGTCAAGAACGTGCAGTTGCTCCAGCCGCTGTTCGAGTTCAGCGGCGCGTGCGCCGGCTGCGGCGAGACGCCGTATCTGTCGTTGCTAACGCGCCTGTTCGGCGACCGGCTCTACATCGCCAACGCGACCGGCTGCTCCAGCATCTACGGCGGCAACCTGCCCACCACGCCCTGGACATACGACGCGCACGGGCGCGGTCCGGCCTGGAGCAACTCGCTGTTCGAGGACAACGCCGAGTTCGGCCTGGGCATGCGGCTGGCCTTGGATAAGCAGACCCATGCCGCCAGGGAACTGGTCGCCGCGCTGCGCGATGTCATCGGGCCGGACCTGGCCGACGCGCTACTGAACGCCGATCAATCTACCGAGCAAGGCATCGTTGCACAACGCGCCCGCGTGGACGAGCTACGCCGCCGGCTGGAGCAACGGAGCCCGACGTCGCCCGATCTCCAATCTCAAATCGCCAATCTCTTGAGCCTCGCCGATATGCTGGTGAGGAAATCGGTGTGGATCGTCGGCGGCGACGGCTGGGCTTACGACATCGGCTACGGCGGCCTCGACCACGTGCTGGCCAGCGGCCAAAACGTGAAGATGCTGGTGCTGGACACCGAGGTGTACTCCAATACCGGCGGCCAGGCCTCCAAGGCCACGCCGCTGGGTGCCGCGGCCAAATTCGCCGCCGCCGGCAAGCACACGCGCAAGAAAGACCTGGGCATGATGGCGATGAGCTACGGCAACGTCTACGTGGCACAGGTCGCCATGGGCGCCAACGATGCGCAGACCATCAAGGCCTTCCTGGAAGCCGAGGCCTACAACGGGCCGGCGCTCATCATCGCCTACAGCCACTGCATCGCGCACGGCATAGACATGGCCAAAGGCCTACACCAGCAGAAACTCGCTGCCGATTCCGGCTATTGGCTGCTCTACCGCTACAACCCCGCGTTGCGCGCCGAGGGCAAGAACCCGCTGCAGCTCGACAGCGGCGCGCCGAAGATCCCCTTCAAGGACTACGCCTACAACGAGACGCGCTATCGCATGCTGCAACAGAGCCATCCGGAGGAAGCCGAGGCGCTGATGCGCGCCGCGCAAGAAGTGATCAACGAGCACTGGCGCCGCTACGAGGCGCTGGCGCTGTCGGAGAGCACCGACGGCGCGCACAAGCCGGAGAAGGCACACGCCGAAGTGTGA
- a CDS encoding hypothetical protein (possible pseudo, frameshifted) has product MPMPASRELVTIDGNEAAAYVAYKTNEVIAIYPITPSSPMGELADQWSSAGERNLWGSVPIVQEMQSEGGAAGAVHGALQAGALAHHVHVQPGPTADDPEYVQDRRRADQRRVSHRGAHVWPPTRLSIFGDHSDVMATRSTGWAMLFAELGAGGARILR; this is encoded by the coding sequence ATGCCTATGCCTGCGTCACGAGAACTCGTTACGATTGATGGCAACGAGGCCGCCGCTTATGTGGCCTACAAGACCAACGAAGTCATCGCCATCTACCCGATCACCCCCTCTTCGCCGATGGGCGAGCTGGCCGACCAGTGGAGCTCGGCCGGCGAGCGCAACTTGTGGGGCAGCGTGCCGATCGTCCAGGAGATGCAATCCGAGGGCGGCGCGGCCGGTGCAGTTCACGGCGCGTTGCAGGCCGGCGCGCTGGCACACCACGTTCACGTCCAGCCAGGGCCTACTGCTGATGATCCCGAATATGTACAAGATCGCCGGCGAGCTGACCAGCGCCGTGTTTCACATCGCGGCGCGCACGTCTGGCCACCCACGCGCTTGTCCATCTTCGGCGACCACAGCGACGTGATGGCTACGCGCTCGACCGGCTGGGCGATGCTGTTCGCCGAACTCGGTGCAGGAGGCGCACGGATTTTGCGCTGA
- a CDS encoding threonine synthase, whose amino-acid sequence MNPYLIGLRCSLCDTTHAADEVTYTCPKDNGNLDAIYDYAHLAQHLDPRAITRNPNRSIWRYAPLLPVVPNAPPHTPLAALGGSPLYRAPVIERALGIRAVWMKDDSRLPSSSFKDRASAMVIARAMAMGIKTICVASTGNAAAALAALCAGTDLQAVIFVPESTPEAKLAGILIHGARVYTVRGSYNDAVALAEAACREFGWYNRSTGFNPYTREGKKTAGFEIAEQLARQDARRADSGFRAPDVVIVPVGDGNIISGVHKGFRELCMLGWIEHMPRFIGVTAARAPSFYRAWQSGGEQFETIPSQTIASGIGTDRPCDGVMALRAIRGTGGTVIEATDEEMLDAMRKLATQAGVFVEPACAAAYVGLVKGRHMGVIGGDEEVVLQLTGSGFKDVRSALHAADKPIRVESLADIRP is encoded by the coding sequence ATGAACCCCTACCTCATCGGACTTCGGTGTTCACTTTGTGACACAACACACGCCGCCGACGAAGTCACCTACACCTGCCCAAAAGATAACGGCAACCTAGACGCAATTTACGACTATGCGCACCTGGCGCAGCATCTCGATCCGCGCGCCATCACGCGCAATCCCAACCGCTCGATCTGGCGCTACGCCCCGCTGTTGCCCGTCGTCCCTAACGCGCCGCCGCACACGCCGCTTGCTGCGCTCGGCGGGTCGCCGCTGTACCGCGCGCCGGTGATCGAGCGCGCGCTGGGCATACGCGCCGTGTGGATGAAGGATGACTCGCGCTTGCCCAGCTCATCGTTCAAAGATCGCGCCAGCGCGATGGTGATTGCGCGCGCGATGGCAATGGGCATCAAGACGATCTGTGTCGCTTCCACCGGCAACGCTGCTGCGGCGCTGGCCGCGCTGTGCGCCGGCACCGACCTGCAGGCCGTGATCTTCGTGCCGGAAAGCACGCCCGAAGCCAAGCTGGCCGGCATCCTCATCCACGGCGCGCGGGTGTACACCGTGCGCGGCTCGTATAACGACGCCGTCGCACTGGCCGAGGCAGCCTGCCGCGAGTTCGGCTGGTACAACCGCAGCACCGGCTTCAATCCCTACACGCGCGAGGGCAAAAAGACCGCCGGCTTCGAGATCGCGGAACAGCTCGCCCGGCAAGACGCGCGCAGAGCCGATAGCGGCTTTCGCGCGCCGGACGTGGTGATCGTGCCCGTCGGTGATGGAAACATCATCAGCGGCGTGCACAAGGGGTTCCGGGAGCTTTGCATGCTCGGTTGGATCGAACACATGCCGCGCTTCATCGGCGTCACGGCAGCGCGGGCGCCTTCTTTCTACCGCGCCTGGCAATCGGGCGGCGAGCAGTTCGAGACGATCCCGTCGCAGACGATCGCCAGCGGCATCGGCACCGACCGACCCTGCGACGGCGTCATGGCGCTGCGCGCGATTCGCGGCACCGGCGGCACCGTCATCGAGGCGACCGACGAAGAGATGCTGGACGCCATGCGCAAGCTCGCGACCCAGGCCGGCGTCTTCGTCGAGCCGGCCTGCGCGGCGGCCTATGTCGGCCTGGTCAAGGGTCGGCACATGGGGGTAATCGGCGGCGATGAGGAAGTCGTGCTCCAGCTCACCGGCAGCGGCTTCAAGGACGTGCGCTCGGCGCTGCATGCTGCCGACAAGCCGATCCGCGTAGAATCGCTTGCCGACATTCGGCCTTGA
- a CDS encoding hypothetical protein (possible pseudo, frameshifted): MPFLHVFDGFRTSHEVMKIERLSEGDIRAMIDDELVQAHRRRALSPDHPFIRGTAHNPDAYFQAREAVNPFYRAVPEIVQRTMDKFAALVGRQYRLFDYAGAPDAERVIVMMGSGCETTEATVNYLVERGEKVGLVKVRLYRPFSAEHFVAALPPTVKAIAVLDRTKEPGAVGEPLYQT; the protein is encoded by the coding sequence GTGCCGTTTCTACACGTGTTCGACGGCTTCCGCACGTCGCATGAGGTCATGAAGATCGAGCGACTCTCCGAGGGCGACATCCGCGCGATGATTGACGACGAGCTGGTGCAGGCGCACCGGCGGCGCGCGCTCTCGCCCGATCATCCCTTCATCCGCGGCACGGCGCACAACCCTGACGCCTACTTTCAGGCGCGGGAGGCGGTCAACCCCTTCTATCGGGCCGTGCCGGAGATCGTGCAACGCACGATGGACAAGTTCGCGGCGCTGGTCGGCCGGCAATATCGGCTGTTCGACTACGCCGGCGCGCCGGACGCCGAGCGCGTGATCGTGATGATGGGGTCGGGCTGCGAGACGACCGAGGCCACGGTGAACTACCTGGTCGAGCGCGGCGAGAAGGTGGGTTTGGTGAAGGTGCGGCTGTATCGCCCGTTCTCCGCCGAACACTTCGTCGCCGCGCTCCCGCCGACGGTGAAGGCCATCGCCGTGCTCGACCGCACCAAGGAACCGGGCGCAGTCGGCGAACCGCTCTACCAGACGTGA
- the priA gene encoding primosomal protein N': MADPSPSQCVASVALLSQAVVEPLTYLVPEGLRGQISIGSAVVVPLQRRLTSGIVVGWGALSTPAEAELRPIHAVLDERPAINPAQLELARWIAAEYHAPLGRCCALMTPPGFTPRSAYVYRLTEEGERAVTLNGEDASAADSRRRLLEVLYWRGPLVESKLARAMRGIPNWRRALKALVKTGLVSRASTLQPPQAQPRRTTLAQLVVGDDTLALALANLQANRQLRPETRARRAAVLNYLHAHNGLVAAEWIFAETGATREDLRWLATRGYIALGDAVQWRDPLADVDYVAKSPPPLTEDQEQAWRAIRSSIARPEPGKDVSPSASFLLRGVTGSGKTEIYLRAAEAVLAHGRGALILVPEIALTPQTARRFLERFPGQVALIHSGLKPGERYDTWRRIRAGELRVVVGARSALFAPLPQVGLIVLDEAHDPSYKQTAPPYYDARRVAMRYAELTGATLIFGSATPALEAWQMVREGRLKLLELPNRVRGHARRIADQQARLGVPAVLQPETEAVAYQPLPAVQVVDMRAELRGGNLDMFSGALMQALAETLRRGEQAILFLNRRGAASSVLCRDCGHVLRCPNDDTPLTHHAEAVNPISPTRPPVPHLQCHQCEYIAPTPSRCPACGSRRIRFIGVGTQKVEQAVLQRFPEARVLRWDRDSAGRGGGDHILQRFVNRQADVLVGTQMIAKSLDLPMVTLVGVVLADVGLFLPDFRAGERVFDLLVQVAGRAGRGLLPGRVIVQTYNPDHPAIAFAARHDVQGFVAYELAQRRMLNLPPFTRLVRFEYADADNDVARRTCELLARQVRRSPHQSGVIGPAPAYFPKRNNRYRWQMLARTLAPRELLAGLDVPRGFIVDVDPVSVL, from the coding sequence ATGGCTGACCCCTCTCCCTCGCAATGTGTCGCCTCGGTGGCGCTCCTCTCGCAAGCGGTCGTCGAGCCGCTGACGTATCTCGTCCCTGAAGGTCTGCGCGGCCAAATTTCAATCGGCTCAGCGGTCGTCGTGCCGTTGCAGCGCCGCTTGACGAGCGGCATCGTCGTCGGGTGGGGCGCTTTGTCCACGCCTGCCGAAGCCGAACTCAGGCCGATCCACGCGGTGCTCGACGAGCGTCCGGCCATAAACCCGGCGCAGCTCGAACTCGCGCGATGGATCGCTGCCGAATATCACGCGCCGCTCGGTCGCTGTTGCGCGCTCATGACGCCGCCGGGTTTCACGCCGCGGTCGGCCTACGTCTATCGCTTGACGGAGGAGGGCGAGCGGGCCGTGACGTTGAACGGCGAGGACGCAAGCGCAGCCGACTCGCGCAGGCGACTGCTCGAAGTGTTGTATTGGCGCGGCCCGTTAGTCGAGTCGAAGCTGGCGCGCGCGATGCGCGGCATCCCAAACTGGCGTCGCGCGTTGAAGGCGCTGGTTAAAACCGGCCTGGTGTCGCGCGCATCTACGCTGCAGCCGCCCCAGGCGCAGCCGAGGCGCACCACGCTGGCGCAGCTCGTCGTCGGCGACGATACCCTGGCGTTGGCCCTGGCGAATTTGCAGGCCAATCGGCAGTTGAGGCCAGAGACACGCGCGCGCCGCGCGGCTGTGCTGAACTATCTGCACGCTCACAACGGCTTGGTTGCCGCGGAGTGGATCTTTGCGGAGACCGGCGCGACCCGCGAAGATTTGCGCTGGTTGGCCACGCGCGGTTATATCGCGCTCGGCGACGCGGTGCAATGGCGCGATCCGTTAGCTGATGTGGACTACGTGGCCAAGTCGCCCCCGCCGCTCACCGAGGATCAGGAGCAGGCCTGGCGCGCTATTCGATCGAGCATCGCGCGCCCCGAGCCGGGCAAGGATGTTTCACCCAGCGCGTCATTTCTGCTGCGCGGCGTGACCGGCTCCGGCAAGACCGAGATCTATCTGCGCGCGGCCGAAGCCGTCCTCGCGCATGGGCGCGGCGCGCTGATCCTGGTGCCGGAGATCGCGCTCACGCCGCAGACCGCTCGGCGCTTCCTAGAGCGCTTCCCCGGTCAGGTTGCGCTCATCCACAGCGGCCTGAAGCCTGGCGAACGCTACGATACCTGGCGGCGCATCCGGGCCGGCGAGCTGCGCGTGGTCGTCGGCGCACGCTCGGCGCTGTTTGCGCCGCTGCCTCAGGTCGGGCTGATCGTGCTCGACGAAGCACATGACCCATCCTACAAGCAGACCGCTCCGCCCTATTACGATGCTCGGCGCGTTGCCATGCGCTACGCCGAATTGACCGGCGCAACGTTGATCTTCGGCAGCGCCACGCCCGCGCTGGAGGCCTGGCAGATGGTTCGCGAGGGGCGCCTGAAACTGCTCGAATTGCCGAATCGGGTGCGCGGCCACGCGCGACGCATCGCCGATCAGCAGGCGCGCTTGGGCGTGCCGGCTGTGCTGCAGCCGGAGACCGAGGCCGTCGCTTACCAGCCCCTGCCGGCGGTGCAGGTCGTTGACATGCGCGCGGAGTTGCGCGGCGGCAATCTCGATATGTTCAGCGGCGCGCTGATGCAGGCGTTGGCCGAGACGCTGCGACGCGGCGAGCAAGCCATCCTCTTCCTCAACCGGCGCGGCGCTGCATCCAGCGTGCTGTGCCGCGATTGCGGGCATGTGCTGCGTTGCCCAAACGACGATACACCCCTCACGCATCACGCGGAAGCGGTCAATCCGATATCGCCTACGCGCCCGCCCGTCCCTCATCTCCAGTGTCACCAGTGCGAGTACATCGCGCCGACGCCGTCGCGCTGTCCGGCCTGCGGCAGCCGGCGTATCCGCTTCATCGGCGTCGGCACACAGAAGGTGGAGCAGGCCGTCTTGCAGCGCTTCCCCGAAGCGCGGGTGCTGCGCTGGGATCGCGACTCGGCCGGTCGCGGCGGCGGCGACCATATCCTGCAACGCTTCGTCAATCGCCAGGCCGATGTGTTGGTCGGCACGCAGATGATCGCCAAGAGCCTCGATTTGCCGATGGTGACCCTGGTAGGCGTGGTGCTGGCCGACGTAGGATTGTTCTTGCCGGACTTTCGCGCCGGCGAGCGCGTCTTCGACTTGCTCGTACAAGTGGCCGGCCGAGCAGGGCGGGGCTTGCTGCCCGGAAGAGTGATTGTGCAGACGTACAACCCAGATCATCCGGCGATTGCGTTTGCCGCCCGACACGATGTGCAGGGCTTCGTGGCGTATGAGCTGGCGCAACGACGGATGCTGAACCTGCCGCCGTTCACGCGGCTGGTGCGTTTTGAGTATGCAGACGCCGACAACGATGTAGCGCGCCGGACGTGTGAGCTGCTGGCGCGCCAAGTGCGCCGTTCGCCCCATCAGTCCGGTGTGATCGGCCCGGCGCCGGCGTATTTCCCCAAGCGGAACAATCGCTATCGCTGGCAGATGCTCGCGCGCACGCTCGCGCCGCGCGAACTGCTGGCGGGTTTGGACGTGCCGCGCGGCTTCATCGTGGATGTCGACCCCGTGAGCGTGCTTTGA
- the agaL2 gene encoding alpha-glucosidase/alpha-galactosidase — protein MPKITLIGAGSTVFAQNLLGDILSFPELADAHISLFDIDPERLRTSEIVARKVAEKLGAKPKIEATLDRRRALDGADYAISMFQIGGYKPSTVIDFEVPKKYGLRQTIADTLGVGGIMRALRTIPVFLDICREMEALCPHVTFLQYVNPMAMNCWAISRVTKIRTVGLCHSVQGTAEQLAWDIGVPVEEINYVCAGINHMAFYLKFERNGEDLYPRIRAVLEAGKPPTWNLVRYEVFKHFGYFVTESSEHFSEYVPWFIKRDRPDLIERFNIPLDEYVRRCEAQIAGWQAMRARLEAGEDIEVRRSHEYGSLIIHSMETGQPRVIYGNVPNEGLIDNLPQGCCVEVPVLVDKNGLQPTKIGKLPPQLAALMRTNINVQELTVEAALTGKREYIYHAAYLDPHTAAELDLNQIHALVDDLIAAHEATGLLPRFT, from the coding sequence ATGCCAAAGATTACGTTGATCGGCGCCGGCAGCACGGTGTTTGCCCAGAATCTGCTCGGCGACATCCTGAGCTTCCCCGAATTGGCCGATGCGCACATCAGTTTGTTCGACATTGACCCGGAGCGTCTGCGCACTTCGGAGATCGTGGCCCGGAAAGTGGCCGAAAAGCTGGGTGCAAAGCCCAAGATCGAAGCAACCCTGGATCGGCGCCGCGCCCTGGACGGCGCAGACTACGCCATCAGCATGTTCCAGATCGGCGGCTACAAGCCCAGCACGGTGATTGACTTCGAGGTGCCTAAGAAGTATGGCCTGCGTCAGACGATTGCCGACACGCTGGGCGTCGGTGGAATCATGCGCGCGTTGCGCACCATCCCGGTCTTCCTCGACATCTGCCGCGAGATGGAAGCGCTGTGCCCACACGTGACTTTCCTGCAATACGTCAACCCAATGGCGATGAATTGCTGGGCCATCAGCCGGGTGACGAAGATCAGGACGGTCGGCCTGTGCCATAGCGTGCAGGGCACGGCGGAACAGCTCGCCTGGGACATCGGCGTGCCGGTCGAGGAGATCAACTACGTGTGCGCCGGCATCAATCACATGGCCTTCTACCTGAAGTTCGAGCGCAACGGCGAAGACCTCTACCCGCGCATCCGCGCGGTGCTGGAGGCGGGCAAGCCGCCGACATGGAACTTGGTGCGCTACGAAGTGTTCAAGCACTTCGGCTATTTCGTCACCGAGTCCAGCGAGCACTTCAGCGAATATGTGCCGTGGTTTATCAAGCGCGACCGCCCCGATCTCATCGAGCGGTTCAACATTCCGCTAGATGAGTACGTCCGCCGCTGCGAGGCGCAGATCGCCGGCTGGCAAGCCATGCGTGCTCGGCTGGAAGCCGGCGAGGACATCGAGGTGCGCCGCAGCCACGAATACGGCTCGCTCATCATCCACAGTATGGAGACCGGCCAGCCGCGCGTGATCTACGGCAATGTGCCGAACGAGGGGCTGATTGACAACTTGCCGCAGGGCTGCTGCGTGGAGGTGCCGGTGCTGGTGGATAAGAACGGCCTACAGCCGACCAAGATCGGCAAGCTGCCGCCGCAGCTCGCCGCACTGATGCGCACCAACATCAACGTGCAGGAGCTGACCGTTGAGGCGGCGCTCACTGGCAAGCGCGAATACATCTATCACGCTGCCTATCTCGACCCGCATACCGCCGCCGAGCTCGACCTGAATCAGATTCACGCGCTGGTGGATGATCTCATCGCTGCGCACGAAGCGACCGGCCTGTTGCCGCGTTTCACCTAG
- a CDS encoding hypothetical protein (possible pseudo, frameshifted): MTSSSLDYDPTFDIEAGRPVRAIFWGLGADGTVGANKNSIKIIGEQTDNYAQGYFVYDSKKSGALHRSRTCASARGRSDAPYLISRANFVACHQFGFLDRYDVLEQAIPGATLLLNSPFAGSRSLGSPAAQRARADPRPSG; encoded by the coding sequence GTGACGTCCAGCAGCCTGGACTACGATCCGACGTTCGACATCGAGGCCGGACGACCGGTGCGCGCCATCTTCTGGGGCCTGGGCGCCGACGGCACGGTGGGCGCAAACAAGAACTCGATCAAGATCATCGGTGAACAGACGGACAACTACGCGCAGGGCTACTTCGTGTACGACTCGAAGAAGTCCGGCGCGCTGCACCGATCTCGCACCTGCGCTTCGGCCCGCGGCCGATCCGACGCGCCCTACCTGATCTCGCGGGCGAACTTTGTCGCCTGCCACCAGTTCGGCTTTCTGGACCGCTACGACGTGCTCGAACAGGCCATCCCCGGCGCGACGCTGCTGCTGAACAGCCCGTTCGCCGGTAGCAGAAGCCTGGGATCACCTGCCGCGCAACGTGCAAGAGCAGATCCTCGGCCAAGCGGCTGA
- the ruvB gene encoding Holliday junction ATP-dependent DNA helicase RuvB, translated as MMADDRPPEKPRLVSGSNLSSDDGALDRALRPQTLDELIGQDKVRENLRVMIQAAKARGDALDHILIYGPPGLGKTTLSHVVGNEMGATVRVTSGPAIERAGDLAAILTNLRANDILFIDEIHRLNRAVEEVLYPAMEDYAIDIVIGKGPSARSVRLKLPPITIIGATTRLALMTAPLRARFGAVLRVDFYPVEAIEKIVARAAGLLNTPIDADALSEVARRSRGTPRVALRLLKRVRDYAQVHGQGRITAPLARTALNLLDVDPLGLDDLDRRVLRTIIEKFNGGPVGLETLGASISEESDTIMDVVEPYLLQLGFLDRTPRGRVATQRAYEHLGFDYAPPAQPSLL; from the coding sequence ATGATGGCTGATGACCGCCCGCCCGAAAAGCCGCGCCTAGTCTCCGGCAGTAATCTCTCCAGCGACGACGGCGCGCTCGATCGCGCCCTGCGGCCGCAAACGCTCGACGAGTTAATCGGCCAAGATAAGGTGCGCGAAAACCTACGCGTGATGATCCAAGCGGCCAAGGCGCGGGGCGACGCGCTGGATCACATCCTCATCTACGGCCCGCCGGGCCTCGGCAAGACGACGCTCAGCCACGTCGTGGGCAATGAGATGGGCGCGACGGTGCGCGTTACCAGTGGCCCGGCCATCGAGCGCGCCGGCGACCTGGCCGCCATCCTCACCAATCTGCGCGCCAACGACATCTTGTTCATTGACGAGATCCACCGCCTCAACCGCGCCGTCGAAGAGGTGCTGTATCCCGCCATGGAAGATTACGCGATCGACATCGTGATCGGCAAAGGCCCGAGCGCGCGCAGCGTCCGCTTGAAGTTGCCGCCGATCACGATCATCGGCGCGACCACCCGGCTGGCGCTGATGACGGCGCCGCTGCGCGCGCGCTTCGGCGCCGTGTTGCGCGTGGATTTCTATCCCGTGGAGGCCATCGAGAAAATCGTGGCGCGCGCAGCCGGCTTGCTCAACACGCCGATAGACGCCGACGCGTTGTCCGAAGTGGCCCGCCGTTCGCGCGGCACGCCGCGCGTGGCGTTGCGCTTGCTCAAGCGCGTGCGCGACTACGCCCAGGTGCACGGCCAGGGCCGGATCACCGCGCCGCTGGCCCGCACAGCGCTGAACTTGCTCGACGTAGATCCGCTCGGCCTGGACGACCTTGACCGGCGCGTCCTCCGGACGATCATCGAGAAGTTCAACGGCGGGCCAGTCGGTCTAGAAACGTTAGGGGCCAGCATCAGCGAGGAGAGCGACACGATCATGGATGTGGTCGAGCCGTATCTGCTTCAGCTAGGGTTCCTCGACCGCACGCCGCGCGGCCGCGTTGCGACGCAGCGCGCCTACGAACACCTCGGTTTCGACTATGCGCCGCCGGCTCAGCCAAGTTTGTTGTAG
- a CDS encoding acetylxylan esterase, whose translation MAFFDLPLDQLKTYHPDRNEPTDFDAFWHRTLDEARAHPLAPHFEPVDFGLRNVETFDVTFNGYGGQPIKGWLILPRHRAGKLPCVIEFIGYGGGRSYPTSWLLWSAAGYAHLVMDTRGQGGTWSHGDTPDPEPEGSNPHHPGFMTRGVLKPETYYYRRVFTDGCRAVEAAQAHDAIDPDRIAATGGSQGGGITIAVAGLMPAVQVAMPDVPFLCHFRRAATLIDSSPYIELQRFLVAQRDKVEQVFATLSYFDGMNFAARARAKALFSVGLMDDICPPSTVFAAYNHWAGEKEIRIYEFNRHEGGGEYQAVEKVKFLRAIW comes from the coding sequence ATGGCATTCTTCGACCTTCCACTCGACCAACTTAAAACTTATCACCCCGACCGCAATGAGCCAACTGACTTCGACGCCTTCTGGCATCGCACGCTGGACGAGGCGCGCGCGCATCCACTCGCGCCGCACTTCGAGCCGGTGGACTTCGGGTTGCGCAACGTAGAGACGTTCGACGTCACCTTCAACGGCTATGGCGGCCAGCCGATCAAGGGCTGGCTCATCCTACCCCGGCATCGCGCCGGGAAGCTGCCGTGCGTCATCGAGTTCATCGGTTACGGCGGCGGGCGCAGCTATCCCACGAGCTGGCTGCTGTGGAGCGCAGCCGGCTATGCCCACCTGGTTATGGACACGCGCGGCCAGGGCGGCACGTGGAGCCACGGCGACACGCCCGACCCCGAACCCGAGGGCAGCAACCCCCACCACCCCGGCTTCATGACCCGTGGCGTGCTGAAACCGGAGACGTATTACTACCGGCGCGTGTTCACCGACGGCTGCCGCGCCGTCGAGGCCGCCCAGGCGCATGATGCCATAGACCCCGACCGCATCGCGGCCACCGGCGGCAGCCAAGGCGGAGGCATCACCATCGCCGTCGCCGGGCTGATGCCCGCCGTCCAGGTCGCCATGCCGGATGTGCCGTTCTTGTGCCACTTCCGGCGCGCTGCGACGCTGATAGACAGCAGTCCGTATATCGAATTGCAACGCTTCCTCGTCGCCCAACGCGACAAAGTGGAGCAGGTCTTCGCCACGCTGAGCTACTTCGACGGCATGAACTTTGCCGCACGCGCGCGCGCAAAAGCCCTATTCTCCGTCGGTCTGATGGACGACATCTGCCCACCCTCAACCGTGTTTGCCGCCTATAACCACTGGGCCGGCGAGAAGGAAATCCGCATCTACGAGTTCAACCGGCACGAAGGGGGCGGCGAATACCAGGCCGTGGAGAAGGTGAAGTTCCTGCGCGCAATCTGGTAA